The Buteo buteo chromosome 5, bButBut1.hap1.1, whole genome shotgun sequence DNA segment CAGGGGGGTACCCGGCAGCAGGGGGGTACCCGGCAGCAGGGGGGTACCCCCAGCCGGGGATGACCATGCCCACCATGCCTATTCGGTTCGGTAAGTGGGGGcaccttggggtttttttgggggggggcactaGAAACAGGGGTGCTATGGGGGGGCTGCACAGCCCACCCTGGTGCTGAGGGGTGTCCCCCACCGCAGGTGATGATGGCATTGGGGACGGCTCCCCCCTCCAATCGGCTGACTGGGATGACAGGAAAGTTCGGCACACCTTCATCCGCAAGGCAAGTCCCGGGGGTCTGGGGGCACCcgtcagggtggggggctgtgtGCTGATCCCCCTCGTCTCTCGCAGGTCTACGCCATCATCTCTCTGCAGCTACTGGTGACGGTGGGGATCATCGCCGTGTTCACCTTTGTGTGAGTGGGGGGTCCCTCCTTAGCCTTGCCCCAAACAAGGGGGGCAGCCTGCCCTCGTGTCCCCTGGGGAGGGTCCCGAGGGGACATTAGTTGCTGTACCCCCTCCCTCACGCTCGTCCCTCCTGTCCCACAGCTCCCCTGTGCGCTCCTTCGTCCAGAGGAACGTTGCCATCTACTACGCCTCGTAGTGAGTACGGGGTCTGCTGGCTCGTGCACCCCCTGGGGTGCCCTCGGGCAGCTGGCACCCCACAATTGCAGCCTTCcagcccgggggggggagggtgtcctggtgggggggtgtcagggcTGACACCCACCGTCTCTCTCTGCAGTGCCGTGTTCCTGGTGACCTACCTAGTGCTGGCCTGCTGCCAGGGTCCCCGGTGAGTCACTGGTGGCTAGGAcccccggggtgggggtgtgtggaTATGGGGGGGGTCTTCCAGGTTATCAGGAGGGGGGTCCCTACCTGGGGCTGCCCCCGAGGGGTGGGGACCAGGGGGACATGACTTGGCCGCTGTCACCAGCTCACGTCTCACCCCGTTTCATCCCCAGGAGACGCTTCCCCTGGAACATCATCCTGCTGACCATCTTCGTGagtgggctggggctggcggggggggctAGTGGTGCCCCCATGGCACCCCAGCTCCCCAGGCGGGCTGGGAGGGATAGGGGGAGGTGTGGGCAGGCGGGGGGCAGCCAGGAACTGCTGCCCCCCCATGGTGCCGCTTGCCCTGCTGAGCCcacctttctcctctcccacagaCACTGGCCATGGGGCTGATGACTGGGACAATCGCCAGGTATGCCCCAGGGACCCCACGGTGACAGGAACTGGGGTCCCCCCTGTCCCCTGCTGTGTGGCCGGCTCAAGTGAAAGGCTGCTGGGAGCCAGGGGACACCCCAGTCCCCTGGGCTCAGGGACAGTGGGGTCCCTGCCTGGGATCGGGGCTGTGGGGGGTCACCAACACCCCCTAGCCAGGGGGATGCCGAAGCATGGGGTGACTCTGGTGTCCCCTCCATCTGCAGCACGTATCGGACCAATGCCGTCCTGATCGCCATGCTCATCACCGCCATCGTGGCCATCATTG contains these protein-coding regions:
- the TMBIM1 gene encoding protein lifeguard 3, which translates into the protein MAQPTAPPPYDDKNPLYPPPPGGYPQPPHYAAGYPQPGGYPAAGGYVQPGGYPAAGGYPAAGGYPQPGMTMPTMPIRFGDDGIGDGSPLQSADWDDRKVRHTFIRKVYAIISLQLLVTVGIIAVFTFVSPVRSFVQRNVAIYYASYAVFLVTYLVLACCQGPRRRFPWNIILLTIFTLAMGLMTGTIASTYRTNAVLIAMLITAIVAIIVTIFCFQTKVDFTSCPGLFCVLGIVVMVTGIVTAIVLSFKYVPWLHMLYAAIGAIAFTLFLAYDTQLVLGNRKNTLSPEEYVYGALTIYTDIVYIFTFILQIVGRD